A portion of the Oxynema aestuarii AP17 genome contains these proteins:
- the rpsD gene encoding 30S ribosomal protein S4 has translation MSRYRGPRLRIVRRLGELPGLSRKNPKRAYPPGQHGQGRRKRSEYAIRLEEKQKLRFNYGLNERQMLRYVRKARRVTGSTGQVLLQLLEMRLDNTVFRLGMAPTIPAARQLVNHGHITVNGKVLNIASYSCRPGDVIAARDRDASRNLVTANLQSPGLAHLPSHLEFDKNTLVGKVNGIVEREWVALQINELLVVEYYSRQA, from the coding sequence ATGTCACGATATCGAGGCCCGCGTCTGAGAATTGTACGACGTCTCGGCGAACTGCCGGGTTTGAGCCGCAAAAACCCCAAGCGCGCTTATCCCCCCGGTCAACACGGTCAAGGTCGTCGCAAGCGTTCGGAATATGCGATCCGCTTGGAAGAAAAACAAAAACTGCGTTTCAACTACGGCCTCAACGAACGCCAAATGCTGCGCTACGTCCGCAAAGCTCGCCGGGTGACGGGTTCCACCGGACAAGTCCTGTTGCAGCTTCTCGAAATGCGTCTCGATAACACCGTATTTCGTTTGGGCATGGCGCCGACCATCCCCGCCGCGCGCCAATTGGTCAACCACGGTCACATCACCGTCAACGGTAAAGTGCTCAATATTGCCAGTTATAGCTGCCGTCCCGGGGATGTGATCGCCGCGCGCGATCGCGATGCCTCGCGCAACTTGGTCACTGCCAACCTGCAATCTCCCGGTTTGGCTCACCTCCCCAGCCACTTGGAATTTGATAAAAATACCCTCGTCGGTAAGGTGAACGGGATCGTCGAACGGGAATGGGTCGCCCTGCAAATCAACGAACTGCTCGTGGTTGAATACTACTCCCGACAAGCTTAA
- the hpsL gene encoding hormogonium polysaccharide biosynthesis protein HpsL, with translation MFKKKSKSKKSSPSSDSQTPTLSKKELAALKKKKSRERQEFIQFTSSLSGAALVVSLALLPVGGPKAAIGAFGAILSLALSYKYYRQALWFFLLYMPFSGTITYWIGGGAAPFQVAKDAFFIPAFIALWQTCKKQKKPILIPQQLLPALSIVGILCLLTLVFVNGGQQFSGNPKGQPILMGILGIKILLGYAPLIPCAYYLIRNKKEFIFFTRSHIVIILICCTLGLLQYWRLQTGQCVGTREMEGVLLYKADINAKCLVGGSLAFSPQVGFIRLPGTFVSPWHWAWFLISGAFFSFASAFNDPALIWQLSSIVALILVFINSVICGQRAAMLVVPAMLIILIFVTGQFRNLKRFVPLVIALAVLAVGSMFVFPDMVNERVQSLIDRWNASPPTEFIAHQAEFTSKGHDGILGNGLGRGTNSARPLGKTTLIETYYAKLMYELGPLGVGSFLFFASTLSWICFKNYRSVRDLHLRGYAASFWVFVAFIGYNPYWYPLDTDPVAVYYWFLAGVILKLPEIDRQERLKLQEAEEPPVKRKGKALQKVA, from the coding sequence ATGTTTAAAAAAAAGTCTAAATCCAAAAAATCATCCCCATCAAGTGATTCCCAAACGCCAACCCTCAGTAAAAAAGAACTCGCCGCTCTCAAAAAAAAGAAATCTCGCGAGCGTCAAGAATTCATTCAGTTTACCAGCTCCCTGTCCGGTGCCGCCCTCGTCGTCAGTTTAGCCTTACTCCCCGTCGGCGGACCGAAAGCGGCGATCGGTGCTTTTGGAGCCATTCTCAGTCTCGCCCTCTCTTATAAATATTACCGTCAAGCCCTCTGGTTCTTTCTCCTTTACATGCCCTTTTCCGGCACGATCACCTATTGGATCGGCGGTGGGGCGGCTCCGTTTCAAGTGGCTAAAGATGCCTTCTTTATCCCCGCTTTTATTGCCTTATGGCAAACCTGTAAAAAACAGAAAAAACCAATTCTAATTCCCCAGCAACTTTTACCCGCTTTAAGTATTGTCGGAATTTTATGTCTGTTAACCCTCGTTTTTGTCAACGGCGGCCAACAATTTAGCGGCAACCCCAAAGGACAACCGATTTTAATGGGAATTTTAGGAATTAAAATTCTGTTGGGATACGCCCCCTTAATCCCTTGTGCTTATTATTTAATTCGCAATAAAAAAGAATTCATCTTTTTCACGCGATCGCATATCGTCATTATCCTCATTTGCTGTACATTAGGACTGCTCCAATATTGGCGACTCCAAACGGGTCAATGTGTCGGCACTCGCGAGATGGAAGGCGTTCTTTTATATAAAGCCGATATCAATGCCAAATGTCTCGTAGGTGGCTCCCTCGCTTTCAGTCCTCAAGTCGGTTTTATTCGCTTACCCGGCACCTTTGTTTCCCCGTGGCATTGGGCTTGGTTTTTAATTTCCGGCGCGTTCTTTTCCTTTGCTTCTGCGTTCAACGATCCCGCCCTGATTTGGCAGCTTTCTAGTATCGTTGCCCTAATTTTAGTCTTTATCAATTCGGTGATTTGCGGTCAACGGGCGGCGATGCTCGTCGTCCCCGCCATGCTCATTATTTTAATCTTTGTCACCGGACAGTTTAGAAACCTCAAACGATTTGTTCCACTGGTCATTGCCTTGGCTGTCTTGGCGGTTGGCTCGATGTTCGTCTTTCCCGATATGGTTAACGAACGGGTTCAAAGTTTGATCGATCGCTGGAATGCTTCGCCACCCACTGAATTCATCGCCCACCAAGCAGAATTTACATCTAAAGGTCACGACGGTATTTTAGGAAACGGACTCGGACGGGGGACGAACTCGGCACGTCCGCTAGGAAAAACGACCTTAATCGAGACATATTATGCCAAATTAATGTACGAACTCGGACCGTTAGGAGTGGGATCGTTTCTGTTTTTCGCCAGTACATTATCCTGGATTTGTTTTAAAAACTATCGTTCGGTGAGAGATCTTCACCTGCGCGGTTACGCCGCTTCCTTTTGGGTGTTTGTCGCCTTTATTGGCTACAACCCTTATTGGTATCCCCTCGATACGGATCCGGTCGCGGTGTATTATTGGTTCCTGGCGGGCGTGATTCTCAAATTACCGGAAATCGATCGCCAAGAACGGCTCAAACTTCAAGAAGCGGAAGAACCCCCGGTCAAACGCAAAGGAAAAGCCTTACAAAAAGTCGCGTGA
- a CDS encoding Npun_F5749 family FMN-dependent PPOX-type flavoprotein, translating into MSDAIAPWKSPLLRALHRNRSRADARFLQLATVGSDGFPANRTVVFRGFLDGGDRLKMVTDDRSAKIAQIALDPRAEACWYFPVTREQFRLRGHLHCIDGTETDPPSVEARRVAWQELSDNARIQFLWPFPGGDRAEASAFDRPIPDPNLPAEHFCLLWLEPIRVDLLQLRGHPQNRWIYECRAERTWSVREVNP; encoded by the coding sequence ATGAGTGACGCGATCGCACCTTGGAAATCGCCCCTTTTGCGCGCCTTACATCGCAATCGCAGCCGCGCCGACGCCCGGTTTTTGCAGTTGGCGACGGTGGGTTCCGACGGTTTTCCGGCGAATCGGACGGTAGTGTTTCGCGGCTTTCTCGATGGGGGCGATCGCCTCAAAATGGTCACGGACGATCGCAGTGCCAAAATCGCTCAAATCGCGCTCGATCCGCGCGCCGAGGCGTGCTGGTATTTCCCCGTCACCCGGGAGCAATTTCGTCTGAGGGGCCACCTGCACTGCATCGATGGAACCGAAACCGATCCGCCGTCGGTCGAAGCGCGGCGGGTGGCGTGGCAGGAACTGTCCGATAATGCGAGGATACAGTTTCTGTGGCCGTTTCCGGGGGGCGATCGCGCCGAGGCGTCGGCGTTCGATCGCCCGATTCCCGATCCCAATCTTCCCGCAGAACATTTTTGCTTATTATGGCTCGAACCGATCCGGGTGGATCTGCTCCAGTTGCGCGGTCATCCCCAAAATCGCTGGATTTACGAATGTCGCGCCGAACGCACCTGGTCGGTTCGGGAAGTGAATCCGTAA
- the moaA gene encoding GTP 3',8-cyclase MoaA, with protein MNRIDYLRISLVDRCNFRCQYCMPEGAELDYVLQQDLLTADELLTLIREVFIPLGFTRFRLTGGEPLLRPDVTEIVGAIAALAQTQDLSMTTNAFLLASKARDLYAAGLRRINISLDSLDPETFDLLTGNRGRGRWQQVWDGIQAAYEVGFDPLKLNVVVIAGVNDREILDLAALSLDRAWHVRFIEFMPIGNPDLFQTRQWIPSAQLRQQIRDRWGLVESRVRGNGPADVFQIPGAKGTLGFISQMSECFCDRCNRMRLSADGWLRPCLLNETGQIDLKTGLRQGVAGSQLRDRVGELLAIKPEINFKQRDDGTDAGRYRRTMSQIGG; from the coding sequence GTGAATCGAATCGATTATTTGCGAATCAGTTTGGTGGATCGCTGCAATTTTCGCTGTCAATACTGTATGCCGGAAGGGGCGGAACTCGACTATGTTCTGCAACAGGATTTACTGACGGCGGACGAATTATTAACCTTGATTCGCGAAGTGTTTATCCCCCTGGGATTTACGCGCTTTCGCCTGACCGGGGGGGAACCACTTTTGCGTCCGGACGTGACGGAGATCGTGGGGGCGATCGCCGCCTTAGCGCAAACCCAAGACCTCTCGATGACCACCAACGCCTTTTTACTGGCATCCAAAGCCCGCGACCTTTACGCTGCGGGGCTGCGGCGCATCAATATCAGTCTGGATTCCCTCGATCCGGAGACTTTCGATCTTTTAACCGGAAATCGGGGACGGGGGCGCTGGCAACAGGTCTGGGACGGCATTCAAGCGGCCTACGAGGTGGGGTTCGACCCGCTCAAATTGAACGTGGTGGTGATTGCGGGGGTCAACGATCGCGAAATCTTGGATTTAGCGGCATTAAGTCTCGATCGCGCCTGGCACGTCCGTTTTATCGAATTTATGCCGATTGGCAATCCGGATTTATTTCAAACCCGACAGTGGATTCCGTCGGCCCAGTTGCGCCAGCAAATTCGCGATCGCTGGGGCTTGGTCGAGAGTCGGGTTCGAGGAAACGGTCCGGCGGACGTGTTTCAAATTCCCGGGGCCAAGGGGACGCTGGGGTTTATTTCCCAAATGTCGGAATGTTTTTGCGATCGCTGCAACCGGATGCGATTGAGTGCGGACGGTTGGCTGCGTCCTTGTCTGCTCAACGAAACCGGACAGATCGATTTAAAAACAGGGTTGCGTCAGGGGGTGGCGGGATCGCAATTGCGCGATCGCGTCGGCGAACTACTCGCGATCAAGCCGGAGATCAATTTCAAACAACGGGATGACGGAACCGACGCGGGTCGTTATCGCCGTACCATGTCGCAAATTGGCGGGTGA